The Streptomyces armeniacus genomic interval TCGCGGTCGCGGTGCCGCCCCCGGGACAGCCACACCGCGGACTTCGGGAGAACCCATGGTGAAATCGGTGATGCAGAACGTCTCGGACACCGCACGCTGGGTGGCCGAGTACCGGGCACGGGAACACGCCCGGCCCGACGCTCTCTTCAAGGATCCGTACGCGGCCGGGCTCGCCGGCGAACGCGGCCGGATCATCGCGGAGGAGGCCAAGCGCTCCTTCGGCAACGGCTGGTTCTTCATCGCACGGACCAAGCTGATCGACGACCTGATCGCGACCTGTCTCGCGGAGGGCTGCACCCGGGTGGTCAACCTCGCCGCCGGGTTCGACACCAGGCCGTACCGGCTGGACCTCCCGGCCGACCTGGAGTGGATCGAGGTGGATCTTCCGCCGCTGCTGCAGGAGAAGGAGCAGGCACTCGCGGGGGAGACCCCGCGGTGCCGGCTGCAGCGCGTCCCGGCCGACCTCGCCGACGCCGACGCGCGACGCGATCTCCTCTCCCGTACGCTCGGCGGCCCCGGCCGCACGCTCGTCGTCACCGAGGGGCTGCTGCTGTATCTGGAGGCCCCGCAGGTACGGGAGCTCACCTCGCAGTTGCGGTCCTGCCAGGCCGACTGGTGGATCACGGACATCGTCAGCCCCACTGTGGTGAAGATGTCCGCCAAGGCGGGCCGGATCAACAACGCCCCCGTCGTCTTCGGCCCGCCCGAAGGCGCGGCGTTCTTCGAACAGGACGGCTGGAAGGTCGAGTCCGTCTCCACCCAGCTGTCCGCCGCGGCGAGGTGGAAGCGCCTCTCCCCCGCGATGCGGCTGCTGGCCAGGCTGCCCGAGCCCGATCCGCGGCGGCCCGGCCGCGCCCCGTGGGGCGCGGTGCTGCGGCTGGGGGGCCACGGCTCCGCCGGCCCGTGAGCGGCCCTCGCGTCTCCGCCCCCACAGGTCCCTTCGGAATGCCACCGATCACATCTCATGAGGGAGTACCACAGATGCCCGAGTTGCCCCCCGTCAGCTCCACCCACCGCCTGGTGGTCGTGGTCAGCGACGGCGACGCGGTGGGTGCCGCGGCGAGCCGCGCTCTGACCGATCTGGCCGCACACCGCGAGGCCGTGGTGAGCGTTCCGCCGGCCGCGGCGCCGGCGCGGCAGGACTACGAGGACGTCGTACGGCGCGGTCTGCGCTTTCTCGACCTGGTCGCGCCCGAGGACCGCTTCACCCTGCTGACGGTCTCCTCGCTGGACGAGGTCGACAAGGCCGCGCTGGAGGCGGCCGGTGACCGCAGGGCCCTGCTCAGCCTGCTGGTGATCGACCACGGCGATCACCGCTACCGGCTGACCTCGCCGGACGGCCTCAACTCGCGCCTGGCCGAGCTGGCACGCTCGCTCGGTGACACGGTGGACTTCGCGCCGGGGCCGTGCTCCGTGCAGGTGTACACCGACGAGGACGTCGAGAGCTTCTACTCGGCGGAGATGTTCAGCCCGCGCTGGCGCCCCGACAGGGAGTGGGTGGTCACCGCGGACATCGCCTGCGCCTTCGTCGACACGGTCCAGCTGCACAGCACCAGCCGGCTGCGGCCGGAGCTGAAGCCCAGCACCATCGCGAACGCCATCGCCGACTTCCTGGACGCCCAGGCCGGCGACTCCTGGGGGCTGCACTACTACACGGGCTCCGGGGTCGCCACGTTCATCGACGACATCGAACGCCGGGCGGTGGACAACGGCAATCCGATCGTGCGCGGGCCGAGCGAGCACAGTCTCGCCTGTTCGGCGCTGGCGCGCTGGACGCTGGACGAGGCACCGTTCGCGATCGTCGCGACCAGCGGCATGCACGAGGAGTTCCGCGGCACCCTCGCCAACCATGTCGCCGTACGCACCAAGGGGTTCATCGTGTGCTGCGACTCCCGCGAGGACCAGTGGCACCCGTTCCAGGGCACGATCCACCGCACCGAGGACAGCCGCCCCTCGCTGCTGGCCCGCGGGTTCCCGGTGGTGCACATCGGCAGGTCCGACGACATCGCGCGGGGGCTGGCCGAGGCGTTCGAGGCGTACTCGGCGGACCGGGGACCGGTCATGGTCATCGCCCCCCGCGACGTGCTCCAGACCACCCTTCCCGCCGAGGAGGTGCCGCCCGCCGTCGCGGCGCCCGCGCCGCGCGTCGAGGAGGTGCGCTCCCCCGCGATCGACGAACTGGCCGAGCTGCTGAACACGGGGCGCAAGCGCATCCTCTGCCAGGTCGGTCCGCTGCGCGAGCGCGCGCAGGAGCTGATGTACTCGCTGGCGCGCAAGGCCGGCATCGCGCTCGCGGACTCGGTGGCGCAGCCGGGCACCGTCAGCCGCTACCGCGACGGGCGCACGGTCGAGGAGTTCATCGGCACGCTCAGCATGTACGGCTACTCCGCGCGCGTCCACGAGTACCTCTACCGGGAGGGCGCGATGCGGCCGGCGGACGAGCAGGCCGTGATGTTCCTGGGCACACAGATCCCGCAGATCGACACGCCATTCTCGGACTCGGCGCTGCGGAAGCTGGCTCCGGTCCAGATCTGCGACCGGGAGACCGACCAGGCGCCCTTCACCGGCCTGGGCGTGGTCGGCGAGCCGGAGGCCGTCCTGCGCGCCCTCCACGAGCGGCTCGACGTGGACCCGGAGGTGCTGGCGTACCGGCGTGCCGCCATCGCCTCCACCACCGAGTCGGACGGCGACGTGATCGGCCTGTTGCCGGTGCTGCCCATGACCACCAACCACTTCTTCCGCAGGCTGCGCGGCGTCCTGGACACGATCATCCGCGAGGACGGCTACGAGTACACCGGCGTGTACGACATCGGGCGCGCGGGCCTGTCCGCCGTCAACAGCCTGCCCCGCACGGGCCCTTGCGTCTCGGGCTGGTACGGCCGCGGCCTGATGGGCGACGGTCTGATGGCGCTGCCGGGCATCGTCACCCGGCGCGACCGCAACGTCATCTCCTTCACCGGGGACGGCACCGCGGCCATGGTGCCGGACGTGATCCCCAGCCTCGTACAGCAGATCGGGGTGGACGGCTCGGAGTTCCCGCACAACCTGACGGTCTTCCGCTTCGTGAACGGCAGCCACTCCGTGATCCGCACCTACCGCGAGTCGCTGGACCCCTCCGGGGTCAGCGGCCAGACCGGCGTGCTGACCTTCACCCCGCCGGACTACGAGCACCGCTACGGGCCGCTGACCGTACGCCACCGCCGCATCGCGCGCTGGGGCGACGTGCCGCTCGCCGAGCAGCTGCAGGAGCCGGGGACCGTCAACCTGTACTCGGTCCTGGTCGGTCACAACAACGAGGGCGACGGGCTCAGCAGGTTCTCGTCCCTCGGCTGGCAGCGCGACGAGCTCTCCCCGAAGGCGCTCGCCATGGCAGGACTTCCCATCTCGGCGCAGGAGGCAGCGGAGTGACGGCGAACACCGAGGAACAGGCGGAACGCGCCCGCGTACACGACCGGGTGGTGGCCCTCCTCTCCGAGGCCGCGGTGGTGCCGCGGGAGGACATCGAGGACCCTCGCACCAATCTCCGCGAGGAGATCGGACTGGACTCGATGGACTTCATCGAGCTGGTGACGGTGCTGGAGCGGGAGCTGGGGCGGCGCGTCGAACGCGAGCAGCTGTCCTACGTGCGGACCGTCGGCGACGTCGTCGACCTGGTGTGCGCGCTCATCAAGGAGCACGACTCCGCCGGCGCCTGACGAGACCGCCCCGCGCCCCGCGGCCGAGAGCCGCCGGGTGCGGGGCGGACCCGCCACAGGCGGCTTGCTTCAGCGGTGCAGGTAGTCCCGCAGGCCGTCCAGGAACGGGGTCAGCCGCGTCTCGTAGTGCTTCTGGAGGGGCTCCAGGTCGGCCACGAAGTCCTCCAGCATGAAGTCCAGCGCGTTCGGGGTGAGGAGCGAGCCGGGCAGCCCCGCCAGCAGGCGGGCGCCGGGGCGGGCCACGCCGTCCGGGACGTTGACGACCGGGCGCTTGCGGCCCACCAGTTCCAGCGCGGTCGTCAGCATGGCCGACATCGTCATCCGCTCCGGGCCGCCGATCTCGAACGTGCCCTCCGGTGCCCCCGGCTCCGCCGCGCGCGCGACCAGACGGCCGACGTCGTCCACGTAGACGGGCTGGTGGTTCTGCGCGCCGTTCCCGGGCAGGGGCAGCACGGGCAGGTAGCGGCAGGCGCGGATGATCCGGTTGATGCCGTTGTCCCGGGGCCCGTAGACGAACGCGGGGCGCACGGTGACGTGCTCCATCCCGGAGTCGGCGACGGCGAGTTCACCGCGCCGGATCGCCTGGAAGTACGGCTTGACCGGGTTCTCCGTGACCCCGACGCCCGCGATGTAGACGTACCGCCGTACGCCCGCCGCGCGGGCCGCGCGCACCAGGCGCTCGGTGCCCAGGCCGTCGTACTCCAGGAAGCTGTGCCGCCGGCGCGGCTTCTCGAAGGGGTAGTCGGGGAAGTTCGCGCTCTGCACCACGACGTCGGCGCCCTCGACGGCCGGGCCGAGGGTCGTGGGGTCGAGCATGTCGCCCCAGCGGTAGCCGTCGTGCCGGGCCGCGAGCCGCGCGTTGTGCGTCACGACAACGACGTCCCAGCCCGCCTCGCGCAGTGCCTCGACACAGGCGCCGCCGATGAACCCGCGGCCGCCGACGACGGCGGCCGTGCCTTGCGTACCACGTGCGCTCATGTGTGTCCCGTATCAGTGGAGTTCGAGGGAGTTCGTGGATGTCGTGGGAGTTCGTGGGGCACGGCCGGTGCGGAGGGTCCGTCCGCTACAGCATCATCATCCGCATCCGGGTGCCCAGCGAGGGCACCGAGGGCGAGGCCAGCTCGCGGTAGAAGCGCGACGCCAGCTCCATGTTGCGGGCCATACGGCGCATCGCCAGGTCGCGGGCCGTGCGCGCGCCCGGCGTGGTGCTGCACAGCACCCGCGCCCACTGGTTGGAGATGCGCTGCGCGTAGGCCGTACGGGCCTGCCGCCGCCGCTGGAAGGCGGAGAGCCGGGATGCGCAGAAG includes:
- a CDS encoding acyl carrier protein, whose product is MTANTEEQAERARVHDRVVALLSEAAVVPREDIEDPRTNLREEIGLDSMDFIELVTVLERELGRRVEREQLSYVRTVGDVVDLVCALIKEHDSAGA
- a CDS encoding class I SAM-dependent methyltransferase → MVKSVMQNVSDTARWVAEYRAREHARPDALFKDPYAAGLAGERGRIIAEEAKRSFGNGWFFIARTKLIDDLIATCLAEGCTRVVNLAAGFDTRPYRLDLPADLEWIEVDLPPLLQEKEQALAGETPRCRLQRVPADLADADARRDLLSRTLGGPGRTLVVTEGLLLYLEAPQVRELTSQLRSCQADWWITDIVSPTVVKMSAKAGRINNAPVVFGPPEGAAFFEQDGWKVESVSTQLSAAARWKRLSPAMRLLARLPEPDPRRPGRAPWGAVLRLGGHGSAGP
- a CDS encoding NAD-dependent epimerase/dehydratase family protein; translated protein: MSARGTQGTAAVVGGRGFIGGACVEALREAGWDVVVVTHNARLAARHDGYRWGDMLDPTTLGPAVEGADVVVQSANFPDYPFEKPRRRHSFLEYDGLGTERLVRAARAAGVRRYVYIAGVGVTENPVKPYFQAIRRGELAVADSGMEHVTVRPAFVYGPRDNGINRIIRACRYLPVLPLPGNGAQNHQPVYVDDVGRLVARAAEPGAPEGTFEIGGPERMTMSAMLTTALELVGRKRPVVNVPDGVARPGARLLAGLPGSLLTPNALDFMLEDFVADLEPLQKHYETRLTPFLDGLRDYLHR